From the genome of Primulina eburnea isolate SZY01 chromosome 12, ASM2296580v1, whole genome shotgun sequence, one region includes:
- the LOC140808108 gene encoding phosphate transporter PHO1 homolog 10-like isoform X3: protein MILRTKQMDWGSCAEINRSSLLEPGSPGSSCQVLDSSCQAKFEIHSMENYTCASTTEENPVDSRTSHLEILDRVTISNTYDNPISTIKGVLKDSKDKGLSCDREELKQVEERLKLVFVEFYQKLYLLKCYSFMNLSAFSKILKKYEKITSRRVARSYMRIVDNSYIGSSDEVICLMEKVESVFIKHFLNSNRREGMKLLRPKKKIEKHRITFLSGFFSGFSISLLVAVVLLISDRKLIQKKSETSYMNVIFPLYSFFVYIVFHMLLYGANIYFWRRYKINYPFIFGFKQGTELGYREVFLLGNGLAVIALGTFLVHLHIKMDSKSQHFETYIELLPLGLVIVVLAIMFCPFNVIFRSSRFFLITCVFHCICAPLYKVTLPEFFLADQLTSQIQALRSFEYYVCFYGRGKLSRRRTKCSSHEIYNVFYFIVAVIPYWFRFLQCVRRFFEGEDYTAHGFNGLRYFLTIVAVVIRTAFELRKRLTWKVLAVVSSAIATLGNTYWDIVVDWGLLQRNSKNLFLRDKLLVSHKSVYFAAMVLDVLLRFAWVQVVLTFDLQSLHGMTVTTIFACLEILRRGIWNFFRLENEHLNNVGKYRAFKSVPLPFNYYDDDEDEDDDGDKDD from the exons ATGATTTTGA GAACTAAGCAAATGGATTGGGGATCTTGTGCTGAAATTAATCGCTCAAGTCTGCTCGAACCTGGCTCTCCTG GCTCTAGCTGTCAAGTACTGGACTCTAGTTGTCAAgctaaatttgaaattcattccaTGGAAAATTATACTTGTGCCTCAACTACTGAGGAAAATCCCGTAGATTCCAGAACATCACATTTGGAAATCCTTGATCGTGTAACGATATCAAACACATATGATAATCCAATATCAACTATCAAAGGAGTTCTAAAAGACTCCAAAGACAAGGGTTTGAGTTGTGACAGAGAAGAACTCAAACAAGTTGAAGAAAGACTGAAGCTTGTGTTTGTTGAGTTCTATCAAAAGCTTTACCTTCTGAAGTGTTACAG CTTCATGAATCTATCAGCCTTTTCGAAGATCCTGAAGAAATACGAAAAG ATAACATCTAGAAGGGTTGCAAGATCATACATGAGAATTGTAGATAACTCTTATATTGGAAGCTCTGATGAG GTGATCTGTCTCATGGAAAAGGTGGAGTCTGTATTCATCAAGCATTTTTTGAATTCTAATCGCCGGGAAGGCATGAAGTTACTGAGGCCAAAAAAGAAGATAGAAAAGCATCGGATAACATTCTTATCAG GTTTCTTTTCTGGTTTCTCAATCTCCCTACTTGTTGCTGTTGTTCTACTTATCAGTGATAGAAAACTAATAcagaaaaagagtgaaacttCATACATGAATGTTATCTTCCCACTTTACAG TTTCTTCGTATACATAGTCTTCCACATGCTATTATATGGTGCAAACATATACTTCTGGAGGCGTTACAAAATCAACTATCCTTTCATCTTTGGTTTCAAGCAAGGAACTGAGTTGGGCTACCGAGAAGTCTTTCTCCTGGGAAATGGTCTTGCAGTGATTGCTTTAGGAACTTTCCTAGTACACTTGCACATAAAGATGGATTCAAAAAGTCAACATTTTGAGACATACATTGAACTTCTTCCGTTGGGACTAGTCATT GTTGTTCTTGCCATTATGTTCTGCCCTTTCAATGTCATCTTTCGTTCAAGTCGTTTCTTCCTGATTACATGTGTGTTTCATTGTATTTGTGCTCCTCTTTACAAG GTTACACTTCCTGAGTTTTTCTTGGCCGACCAATTGACAAGCCAG ATACAGGCTTTAAGGAGCTTTGAGTATTATGTTTGCTTCTATGGCCGAGGAAAATTATCTCGAAGGAGAACTAAATGCAGCAGTCATGAGATCTAcaatgttttttattttattgtcgCGGTTATCCCGTATTGGTTCCGCTTCCTACAG TGTGTTCGCCGATTCTTTGAAGGGGAAGACTACACTGCGCATGGATTTAATGGTTTAAGATACTTCTTGACAATTGTTGCTGTTGTTATTAGAACAGCTTTTGAACTGAGAAAGAGGTTAACATGGAAGGTATTAGCTGTTGTGAGCTCCGCAATTGCTACTCTGGGGAATACGTACTGGGATATTGTTGTTGACTGGGGACTTCTGCAAAGAAATTCAAAAAACTTGTTTTTGAGAGATAAACTTCTTGTTTCACACAAAAGTGTGTACTTTGCTGCCATG GTTTTGGATGTTCTTCTAAGATTTGCTTGGGTACAAGTTGTCTTGACATTTGATTTGCAATCTTTACACGGAATGACTGTAACGacgatatttgcatgtttaGAAATCCTTCGGCGTGGAATATGGAACTTCTTCAG gtTGGAGAACGAACACCTGAATAATGTGGGCAAGTATCGAGCATTCAAGTCAGTGCCACTTCCATTTAATTACTATGACGATGACGAAGACGAAGATGATGATGGTGACAAGGATGACTAG
- the LOC140807603 gene encoding uncharacterized protein, whose product MDKVEDSLQSKRIVFVTVGTTSFDSLVRAVDIGEVREALFEKGYTHLLIQMGRGSYTPMKSAGEDGFVSVDYFTYSPSIADHLRSASLVISHAGSGSIFETLRLRKPLIVVVNEDLMDNHQSELAEELAERKHLFYARPQTLFNTISEMDTENLVSYEPSDASPVARFIDQFLGFSSE is encoded by the exons ATGGACAAAGTTGAAGATAGTTTACAGTCGAAAAGGATAGTCTTTGTGACTGTTGGGACTACCTCTTTTGACTCCTTGGTTAGAGCTGTAGATATTGGGGAAGTTAGGGAAGCATTGTTCGAGAAGGGATACACCCATCTTCTCATTCAAATGGGGCGCGGTTCATACACCCCCATGAAG TCAGCTGGAGAAGATGGGTTTGTCTCAGTAGATTATTTTACGTATTCACCAAGCATTGCTGACCATTTGAGATCAGCCTCTCTTGTTATCAGTCATGCAG GTTCAGGGAGCATATTCGAGACCCTACGACTGAGAAAACCTCTGATCGTGGTGGTTAACGAGGATCTAATGGACAACCATCAAAGTGAGCTAGCAGAAGAACTTGCAGAAAGGAAGCATTTGTTCTATGCCCGTCCCCAGACACTTTTTAACACCATTTCAGAAATGGATACCGAAAACCTTGTATCATATGAGCCTAGTGACGCCTCGCCTGTCGCTAGGTTTATTGACCAGTTTCTGGGTTTCTCTAGTGAATGA
- the LOC140806785 gene encoding uncharacterized protein: MEVSKNIVFRPPVLDGSNYALWKVKMRVFIKSIEERAWQRVLDGWSPPKIEDADGDTRLKPEKAWDILQKHCEGSESVRKTRLRMVASKFESLRIENKESILEYDSRLRQLSNEAHSLGDPMSNERMVNKVQRSLSERFNVKVCAIEESKDT; this comes from the exons ATGGAAGTATCAAAAAACATTGTTTTTAGACCTCCTGTGTTGGATGGATCAAACTATGCTTTGTGGAAAGTAAAGATGAGGGTTTTTATTAAATCCATTGAAGAAAGAGCCTGGCAACGTGTTCTTGATGGTTGGAGTCCACCAAAGATTGAGGATGCTGATGGAGACACTCGGCTCAAACCTGAAA AAGCTTGGGATATACTTCAGAAACATTGTGAAGGATCCGAGAGTGTGCGCAAAACTAGGCTAAGGATGGTGGcatcaaaatttgaaagcttGAGAATAGAGAACAAGGAGTCTATTCTTGAGTACGATAGCCGTTTGAGACAACTTTCTAATGAAGCTCACAGTCTTGGAGATCCCATGTCCAATGAAAGAATGGTGAACAAAGTTCAAAGATCTCTTTCTGAGAGATTTAATGTCAAAGTTTGTGCAATTGAAGAATCTAAAGACACTTAA
- the LOC140807599 gene encoding uncharacterized protein translates to MAWWEGVSETRVLIAPDICTIENHVNDLLSLRHPKTGDATCYLYNDGVLHELHFFKQSYGSWFLGDYVCEDGRLYIATPVDPVFILLPIFEEARMKKGDDPGKFRQLDEIIYVPGFPGYQSLSSMADKTMQVVCDVKEFGSSKFFRLNDSKVQIWLCCKVRQLKRTLPTLDKNFAAQDEKDTLFDAVSILGEYLVEEPWLKLLCDKLQLNLNDRRNAPAIEIPPTSSGSDLAPFNPIQMNNGVDKRSTRTTRQAKKTKVEKDSHNIKDMFGRATRNGR, encoded by the exons ATGGCTTGGTGGGAAGGCGTAAGCGAAACTCGTGTGCTAATCGCACCAG ATATTTGTACAATAGAGAATCACGTgaatgatttattgtcactcCGGCATCCAAAAACTG GGGATGCGACATGCTACCTCTATAATGATGGAGTTCTTCACGAACTTCACTTTTTTAAACAATCTTATGGGTCCTGGTTCCTCGGCGATTATGTTTGTGAAG ATGGTCGGTTGTATATTGCCACTCCAGTCGATCCAGTATTCATTCTTTTGCCAATTTTCGAGGAAGCACGGATGAAG AAAGGGGATGATCCAGGGAAATTTAGGCAGCTAGACGAGATAATTTATGTTCCAGGCTTCCCAGGATATCAGTCTCTGTCATCAATGGCCGATAAGACAATGCAAGTAGTTTGTGATGTCAAAg AATTTGGGTCTAGCAAGTTTTTTAGGCTCAACGATTCAAAGGTACAGATTTGGTTGTGCTGTAAG GTACGCCAATTGAAGCGCACACTGCCGACACTGGATAAGAATTTTGCTGCTCAAGACGAGAAAGATACAT TATTTGATGCAGTGTCAATATTGGGAGAGTACCTGGTGGAAGAGCCTTGGCTGAAACTCCTCTGTGACAAATTACA ATTAAACTTAAATGACAGAAGAAATGCACCAGCAATTGAAATACCCCCAACTTCATCAGGAAGTGATCTTGCCCCATTTAATCCGATACAG ATGAACAATGGCGTCGACAAGAGATCTACCCGAACCACACGACAGGCTAAGAAGACTAAAGTGGAGAAAGATTCACATAATATCAAGGACATGTTTGGTCGGGCTACAAGAAATGGAAGATGA
- the LOC140808108 gene encoding phosphate transporter PHO1 homolog 10-like isoform X4 → MENYTCASTTEENPVDSRTSHLEILDRVTISNTYDNPISTIKGVLKDSKDKGLSCDREELKQVEERLKLVFVEFYQKLYLLKCYSFMNLSAFSKILKKYEKITSRRVARSYMRIVDNSYIGSSDEVICLMEKVESVFIKHFLNSNRREGMKLLRPKKKIEKHRITFLSGFFSGFSISLLVAVVLLISDRKLIQKKSETSYMNVIFPLYSFFVYIVFHMLLYGANIYFWRRYKINYPFIFGFKQGTELGYREVFLLGNGLAVIALGTFLVHLHIKMDSKSQHFETYIELLPLGLVIVVLAIMFCPFNVIFRSSRFFLITCVFHCICAPLYKVTLPEFFLADQLTSQIQALRSFEYYVCFYGRGKLSRRRTKCSSHEIYNVFYFIVAVIPYWFRFLQCVRRFFEGEDYTAHGFNGLRYFLTIVAVVIRTAFELRKRLTWKVLAVVSSAIATLGNTYWDIVVDWGLLQRNSKNLFLRDKLLVSHKSVYFAAMVLDVLLRFAWVQVVLTFDLQSLHGMTVTTIFACLEILRRGIWNFFRLENEHLNNVGKYRAFKSVPLPFNYYDDDEDEDDDGDKDD, encoded by the exons aTGGAAAATTATACTTGTGCCTCAACTACTGAGGAAAATCCCGTAGATTCCAGAACATCACATTTGGAAATCCTTGATCGTGTAACGATATCAAACACATATGATAATCCAATATCAACTATCAAAGGAGTTCTAAAAGACTCCAAAGACAAGGGTTTGAGTTGTGACAGAGAAGAACTCAAACAAGTTGAAGAAAGACTGAAGCTTGTGTTTGTTGAGTTCTATCAAAAGCTTTACCTTCTGAAGTGTTACAG CTTCATGAATCTATCAGCCTTTTCGAAGATCCTGAAGAAATACGAAAAG ATAACATCTAGAAGGGTTGCAAGATCATACATGAGAATTGTAGATAACTCTTATATTGGAAGCTCTGATGAG GTGATCTGTCTCATGGAAAAGGTGGAGTCTGTATTCATCAAGCATTTTTTGAATTCTAATCGCCGGGAAGGCATGAAGTTACTGAGGCCAAAAAAGAAGATAGAAAAGCATCGGATAACATTCTTATCAG GTTTCTTTTCTGGTTTCTCAATCTCCCTACTTGTTGCTGTTGTTCTACTTATCAGTGATAGAAAACTAATAcagaaaaagagtgaaacttCATACATGAATGTTATCTTCCCACTTTACAG TTTCTTCGTATACATAGTCTTCCACATGCTATTATATGGTGCAAACATATACTTCTGGAGGCGTTACAAAATCAACTATCCTTTCATCTTTGGTTTCAAGCAAGGAACTGAGTTGGGCTACCGAGAAGTCTTTCTCCTGGGAAATGGTCTTGCAGTGATTGCTTTAGGAACTTTCCTAGTACACTTGCACATAAAGATGGATTCAAAAAGTCAACATTTTGAGACATACATTGAACTTCTTCCGTTGGGACTAGTCATT GTTGTTCTTGCCATTATGTTCTGCCCTTTCAATGTCATCTTTCGTTCAAGTCGTTTCTTCCTGATTACATGTGTGTTTCATTGTATTTGTGCTCCTCTTTACAAG GTTACACTTCCTGAGTTTTTCTTGGCCGACCAATTGACAAGCCAG ATACAGGCTTTAAGGAGCTTTGAGTATTATGTTTGCTTCTATGGCCGAGGAAAATTATCTCGAAGGAGAACTAAATGCAGCAGTCATGAGATCTAcaatgttttttattttattgtcgCGGTTATCCCGTATTGGTTCCGCTTCCTACAG TGTGTTCGCCGATTCTTTGAAGGGGAAGACTACACTGCGCATGGATTTAATGGTTTAAGATACTTCTTGACAATTGTTGCTGTTGTTATTAGAACAGCTTTTGAACTGAGAAAGAGGTTAACATGGAAGGTATTAGCTGTTGTGAGCTCCGCAATTGCTACTCTGGGGAATACGTACTGGGATATTGTTGTTGACTGGGGACTTCTGCAAAGAAATTCAAAAAACTTGTTTTTGAGAGATAAACTTCTTGTTTCACACAAAAGTGTGTACTTTGCTGCCATG GTTTTGGATGTTCTTCTAAGATTTGCTTGGGTACAAGTTGTCTTGACATTTGATTTGCAATCTTTACACGGAATGACTGTAACGacgatatttgcatgtttaGAAATCCTTCGGCGTGGAATATGGAACTTCTTCAG gtTGGAGAACGAACACCTGAATAATGTGGGCAAGTATCGAGCATTCAAGTCAGTGCCACTTCCATTTAATTACTATGACGATGACGAAGACGAAGATGATGATGGTGACAAGGATGACTAG
- the LOC140808108 gene encoding phosphate transporter PHO1 homolog 10-like isoform X1, with translation MREAALLNKQMDALIALRIKVMNPYFDGSGSLKCLYTDISNLAPSKITFPGRADSSGTKQMDWGSCAEINRSSLLEPGSPGSSCQVLDSSCQAKFEIHSMENYTCASTTEENPVDSRTSHLEILDRVTISNTYDNPISTIKGVLKDSKDKGLSCDREELKQVEERLKLVFVEFYQKLYLLKCYSFMNLSAFSKILKKYEKITSRRVARSYMRIVDNSYIGSSDEVICLMEKVESVFIKHFLNSNRREGMKLLRPKKKIEKHRITFLSGFFSGFSISLLVAVVLLISDRKLIQKKSETSYMNVIFPLYSFFVYIVFHMLLYGANIYFWRRYKINYPFIFGFKQGTELGYREVFLLGNGLAVIALGTFLVHLHIKMDSKSQHFETYIELLPLGLVIVVLAIMFCPFNVIFRSSRFFLITCVFHCICAPLYKVTLPEFFLADQLTSQIQALRSFEYYVCFYGRGKLSRRRTKCSSHEIYNVFYFIVAVIPYWFRFLQCVRRFFEGEDYTAHGFNGLRYFLTIVAVVIRTAFELRKRLTWKVLAVVSSAIATLGNTYWDIVVDWGLLQRNSKNLFLRDKLLVSHKSVYFAAMVLDVLLRFAWVQVVLTFDLQSLHGMTVTTIFACLEILRRGIWNFFRLENEHLNNVGKYRAFKSVPLPFNYYDDDEDEDDDGDKDD, from the exons ATGAGGGAAGCAGCTTTGCTTAATAAACAAATGGATGCGCTAATTGCATTGCGGATCAAAGTGATGAATCCATATTTCGATGGATCAGGTTCTCTGAAATGCCTTTACACAGATATTAGCAATTTGGCACCTTCAAAGATTACATTTCCTGGGAGAGCAGACTCTTCTG GAACTAAGCAAATGGATTGGGGATCTTGTGCTGAAATTAATCGCTCAAGTCTGCTCGAACCTGGCTCTCCTG GCTCTAGCTGTCAAGTACTGGACTCTAGTTGTCAAgctaaatttgaaattcattccaTGGAAAATTATACTTGTGCCTCAACTACTGAGGAAAATCCCGTAGATTCCAGAACATCACATTTGGAAATCCTTGATCGTGTAACGATATCAAACACATATGATAATCCAATATCAACTATCAAAGGAGTTCTAAAAGACTCCAAAGACAAGGGTTTGAGTTGTGACAGAGAAGAACTCAAACAAGTTGAAGAAAGACTGAAGCTTGTGTTTGTTGAGTTCTATCAAAAGCTTTACCTTCTGAAGTGTTACAG CTTCATGAATCTATCAGCCTTTTCGAAGATCCTGAAGAAATACGAAAAG ATAACATCTAGAAGGGTTGCAAGATCATACATGAGAATTGTAGATAACTCTTATATTGGAAGCTCTGATGAG GTGATCTGTCTCATGGAAAAGGTGGAGTCTGTATTCATCAAGCATTTTTTGAATTCTAATCGCCGGGAAGGCATGAAGTTACTGAGGCCAAAAAAGAAGATAGAAAAGCATCGGATAACATTCTTATCAG GTTTCTTTTCTGGTTTCTCAATCTCCCTACTTGTTGCTGTTGTTCTACTTATCAGTGATAGAAAACTAATAcagaaaaagagtgaaacttCATACATGAATGTTATCTTCCCACTTTACAG TTTCTTCGTATACATAGTCTTCCACATGCTATTATATGGTGCAAACATATACTTCTGGAGGCGTTACAAAATCAACTATCCTTTCATCTTTGGTTTCAAGCAAGGAACTGAGTTGGGCTACCGAGAAGTCTTTCTCCTGGGAAATGGTCTTGCAGTGATTGCTTTAGGAACTTTCCTAGTACACTTGCACATAAAGATGGATTCAAAAAGTCAACATTTTGAGACATACATTGAACTTCTTCCGTTGGGACTAGTCATT GTTGTTCTTGCCATTATGTTCTGCCCTTTCAATGTCATCTTTCGTTCAAGTCGTTTCTTCCTGATTACATGTGTGTTTCATTGTATTTGTGCTCCTCTTTACAAG GTTACACTTCCTGAGTTTTTCTTGGCCGACCAATTGACAAGCCAG ATACAGGCTTTAAGGAGCTTTGAGTATTATGTTTGCTTCTATGGCCGAGGAAAATTATCTCGAAGGAGAACTAAATGCAGCAGTCATGAGATCTAcaatgttttttattttattgtcgCGGTTATCCCGTATTGGTTCCGCTTCCTACAG TGTGTTCGCCGATTCTTTGAAGGGGAAGACTACACTGCGCATGGATTTAATGGTTTAAGATACTTCTTGACAATTGTTGCTGTTGTTATTAGAACAGCTTTTGAACTGAGAAAGAGGTTAACATGGAAGGTATTAGCTGTTGTGAGCTCCGCAATTGCTACTCTGGGGAATACGTACTGGGATATTGTTGTTGACTGGGGACTTCTGCAAAGAAATTCAAAAAACTTGTTTTTGAGAGATAAACTTCTTGTTTCACACAAAAGTGTGTACTTTGCTGCCATG GTTTTGGATGTTCTTCTAAGATTTGCTTGGGTACAAGTTGTCTTGACATTTGATTTGCAATCTTTACACGGAATGACTGTAACGacgatatttgcatgtttaGAAATCCTTCGGCGTGGAATATGGAACTTCTTCAG gtTGGAGAACGAACACCTGAATAATGTGGGCAAGTATCGAGCATTCAAGTCAGTGCCACTTCCATTTAATTACTATGACGATGACGAAGACGAAGATGATGATGGTGACAAGGATGACTAG
- the LOC140808108 gene encoding phosphate transporter PHO1 homolog 10-like isoform X2 yields MQELSKWIGDLVLKLIAQVCSNLALLSITGSSCQVLDSSCQAKFEIHSMENYTCASTTEENPVDSRTSHLEILDRVTISNTYDNPISTIKGVLKDSKDKGLSCDREELKQVEERLKLVFVEFYQKLYLLKCYSFMNLSAFSKILKKYEKITSRRVARSYMRIVDNSYIGSSDEVICLMEKVESVFIKHFLNSNRREGMKLLRPKKKIEKHRITFLSGFFSGFSISLLVAVVLLISDRKLIQKKSETSYMNVIFPLYSFFVYIVFHMLLYGANIYFWRRYKINYPFIFGFKQGTELGYREVFLLGNGLAVIALGTFLVHLHIKMDSKSQHFETYIELLPLGLVIVVLAIMFCPFNVIFRSSRFFLITCVFHCICAPLYKVTLPEFFLADQLTSQIQALRSFEYYVCFYGRGKLSRRRTKCSSHEIYNVFYFIVAVIPYWFRFLQCVRRFFEGEDYTAHGFNGLRYFLTIVAVVIRTAFELRKRLTWKVLAVVSSAIATLGNTYWDIVVDWGLLQRNSKNLFLRDKLLVSHKSVYFAAMVLDVLLRFAWVQVVLTFDLQSLHGMTVTTIFACLEILRRGIWNFFRLENEHLNNVGKYRAFKSVPLPFNYYDDDEDEDDDGDKDD; encoded by the exons ATGCAGGAACTAAGCAAATGGATTGGGGATCTTGTGCTGAAATTAATCGCTCAAGTCTGCTCGAACCTGGCTCTCCTG TCTATAACAGGCTCTAGCTGTCAAGTACTGGACTCTAGTTGTCAAgctaaatttgaaattcattccaTGGAAAATTATACTTGTGCCTCAACTACTGAGGAAAATCCCGTAGATTCCAGAACATCACATTTGGAAATCCTTGATCGTGTAACGATATCAAACACATATGATAATCCAATATCAACTATCAAAGGAGTTCTAAAAGACTCCAAAGACAAGGGTTTGAGTTGTGACAGAGAAGAACTCAAACAAGTTGAAGAAAGACTGAAGCTTGTGTTTGTTGAGTTCTATCAAAAGCTTTACCTTCTGAAGTGTTACAG CTTCATGAATCTATCAGCCTTTTCGAAGATCCTGAAGAAATACGAAAAG ATAACATCTAGAAGGGTTGCAAGATCATACATGAGAATTGTAGATAACTCTTATATTGGAAGCTCTGATGAG GTGATCTGTCTCATGGAAAAGGTGGAGTCTGTATTCATCAAGCATTTTTTGAATTCTAATCGCCGGGAAGGCATGAAGTTACTGAGGCCAAAAAAGAAGATAGAAAAGCATCGGATAACATTCTTATCAG GTTTCTTTTCTGGTTTCTCAATCTCCCTACTTGTTGCTGTTGTTCTACTTATCAGTGATAGAAAACTAATAcagaaaaagagtgaaacttCATACATGAATGTTATCTTCCCACTTTACAG TTTCTTCGTATACATAGTCTTCCACATGCTATTATATGGTGCAAACATATACTTCTGGAGGCGTTACAAAATCAACTATCCTTTCATCTTTGGTTTCAAGCAAGGAACTGAGTTGGGCTACCGAGAAGTCTTTCTCCTGGGAAATGGTCTTGCAGTGATTGCTTTAGGAACTTTCCTAGTACACTTGCACATAAAGATGGATTCAAAAAGTCAACATTTTGAGACATACATTGAACTTCTTCCGTTGGGACTAGTCATT GTTGTTCTTGCCATTATGTTCTGCCCTTTCAATGTCATCTTTCGTTCAAGTCGTTTCTTCCTGATTACATGTGTGTTTCATTGTATTTGTGCTCCTCTTTACAAG GTTACACTTCCTGAGTTTTTCTTGGCCGACCAATTGACAAGCCAG ATACAGGCTTTAAGGAGCTTTGAGTATTATGTTTGCTTCTATGGCCGAGGAAAATTATCTCGAAGGAGAACTAAATGCAGCAGTCATGAGATCTAcaatgttttttattttattgtcgCGGTTATCCCGTATTGGTTCCGCTTCCTACAG TGTGTTCGCCGATTCTTTGAAGGGGAAGACTACACTGCGCATGGATTTAATGGTTTAAGATACTTCTTGACAATTGTTGCTGTTGTTATTAGAACAGCTTTTGAACTGAGAAAGAGGTTAACATGGAAGGTATTAGCTGTTGTGAGCTCCGCAATTGCTACTCTGGGGAATACGTACTGGGATATTGTTGTTGACTGGGGACTTCTGCAAAGAAATTCAAAAAACTTGTTTTTGAGAGATAAACTTCTTGTTTCACACAAAAGTGTGTACTTTGCTGCCATG GTTTTGGATGTTCTTCTAAGATTTGCTTGGGTACAAGTTGTCTTGACATTTGATTTGCAATCTTTACACGGAATGACTGTAACGacgatatttgcatgtttaGAAATCCTTCGGCGTGGAATATGGAACTTCTTCAG gtTGGAGAACGAACACCTGAATAATGTGGGCAAGTATCGAGCATTCAAGTCAGTGCCACTTCCATTTAATTACTATGACGATGACGAAGACGAAGATGATGATGGTGACAAGGATGACTAG
- the LOC140807881 gene encoding serine/threonine-protein kinase VIK-like, with the protein MSGSEGISGHSEAQLPPSSAAEREKKKEKARVSRTSLILWHAHQNDAAAVRKLLEEDRSLVHARDYDNRTPLHVAAIHGWIDVAKCLLDHEADVNAQDRWKNTPLADAEGAKRFAMIELLKSYGGLSYGQSGSHFEPRPVPPPLPKKCDWEIDPNELDFSGAILIGKGSFGEILKVSWRGTPIAVKRILPSLSDDKLVIQDFRHEVNLLVKLRHPNIVQFLGAVTEKKPLMLITEYLRGGDLHQHLKEKGALNPSTAINFALDMSRGMAYLHSEPNVVIHRDLKPRNVLLVNTNADHLKVGDFGLSKLIRVQHAHDVYKMTGETGSYRYMAPEVFKHRKYDKKVDVFSFAMILYEMLEGEPPLSHYEPYEAARYVADGHRPHFRAKGFIPELRELTEQCWAADMNERPSFLEILKRLEKIKETLSSDHHWHIFAS; encoded by the exons ATGAGTGGAAGCGAAGGTATCTCGGGCCACTCCGAGGCGCAGCTTCCGCCATCATCCGCGGCGGAGAGGGAGAAGAAGAAAGAGAAGGCACGGGTGAGCCGGACGTCTCTCATTCTATGGCACGCACACCAAAATGACGCCGCCGCGGTCAGAAAGTTACTGGAGGAGGATCGATCTCTGGTGCACGCTAGAGACTATGATAACCGAACTCCGCTCCATGTGGCGGCAATTCACGGCTGGATCGACGTTGCCAAGTGTCTTCTGGATCACGAAGCTGACGTCAACGCTCAAGATCGATGGAAAAATACC CCTTTAGCTGATGCCGAAGGAGCAAAAAGATTTGCCATGATTGAATTGTTGAAGTCTTATGGTGGCCTATCTTAT GGCCAGAGTGGAAGTCATTTTGAACCAAGGCCTGTGCCACCTCCTCTTCCTAAGAAGTGTGACTGGGAGATTGACCCGAATGAGCTGGACTTCTCAGGCGCGATTCTCATTGGGAAG GGGTCTTTTGGTGAGATACTAAAAGTTTCGTGGCGCGGAACACCAATAGCTGTCAAACGCATTCTCCCAAGCCTTTCAGATGACAAGCTAGTGAT TCAGGACTTCAGACACGAGGTCAATTTGCTTGTCAAGCTTCGTCATCCAAATATCGTCCAATTTCTAGGAGCTGTGACTGAGAAGAAGCCCCTAATGTTAATTACAGAGTACTTAAGAGGG GGTGATCTTCATCAGCATCTGAAGGAAAAAGGGGCGCTGAATCCATCAACAGCAATAAACTTTGCTCTAGACATGTCCAG AGGCATGGCTTATCTCCATAGTGAACCAAATGTTGTAATACACAGAGATCTAAAACCAAG GAACGTTCTACTTGTCAACACGAATGCTGACCATTTAAAAGTAGGAGATTTTGGGTTAAGCAAGCTCATCAGAGTACAACATGCTCATGATGTGTACAAAATGACTGGCGAGACTGGGAGCT ACCGTTACATGGCGCCTGAGGTCTTCAAGCACCGGAAATATGATAAGAAGGTCGATGTTTTCTCTTTTGCAATGATCCTATACGAG ATGCTTGAAGGAGAGCCTCCATTGTCGCACTATGAACCATATGAAGCAGCTCGATATGTGGCGGACGGACACAGACCACATTTTAGGGCTAAAGGTTTTATTCCTGAATTGAGAGA GTTAACAGAACAGTGCTGGGCAGCAGACATGAACGAGAGACCTTCTTTCTTGGAGATTCTGAAGAGACTCGAAAAAATTAAGGAAACACTATCGTCTGATCATCACTGGCACATATTTGCATCATGA